From the Nodularia sphaerocarpa UHCC 0038 genome, the window AATCTGGACGTTCTGCGGGGTCAAGATTACAACAAGCCCCACATTGTTTAACACATTGCCAGGTTGCCATTTTATTGCTTTTCCTATAATTTTGTTAAGTAAATTAAATGTAACAGCCCAGGGACAGATATGATTAATGGCGAGTTTTGTAAACTGAGTTACTGTATATTCAACAATTAAGAGGACAAGGGAAAAAATGTTTGACACTTTAAGCAATCTCAATTGGGAAGTCATCCTCCAGCTAGTTTCCGTTGGACTAATCGTCATTGCTGGACCAGTAGTAATATTTGTACTGGCATTTCGCAACGGCAATCTGTAGAAATACTTACTGCTGAGTACTGAGTAGATTAAAAACTCATACTCCCTTCCCTGTCTAAGATTACCTCTTCTTATCTTCTTCCTTAGTGTTCTTCTCTTCGAGACGCTTCGCGAACGTGCCTTCGTGGTTCATTAATCGGTATTCTTCTGGTGGGAAAGGAGTAACTCAGGACTCAGTGCCGATAATGCCTGAAGAGCGGCTTGGATAATGTGGTCATACTGTGGTTGAGAGATATCAATCTCTTTGGAGTCTTGACGATTATTGCCTAATAGACCAATTGTATGTCCTGGTTGCATGACTAAAACTTTGCCTTCAGGATTTTTAATTCTTAATTCTGGTAAAACATCGTTTTGATAAATACCACAAGTATAATTTCGCTGCTTGTACTGAAAGTTGGTTTTTAATGGACTCGCAGAGGACTGATTAAAT encodes:
- the psb30 gene encoding photosystem II reaction center protein Ycf12/Psb30 — protein: MFDTLSNLNWEVILQLVSVGLIVIAGPVVIFVLAFRNGNL